A single genomic interval of Pyrus communis chromosome 5, drPyrComm1.1, whole genome shotgun sequence harbors:
- the LOC137733908 gene encoding ferritin-3, chloroplastic-like → MLLKASSASSHLLARGDSFGPLFSSAPSSSPPSVSYSFSLLNSSTSMSSILRFSPARNERGVVVCASKNANNRPLTGVVFDPFEEVKKELDLVPTLPQVSLARQKFTDESEAAINEQINVEYNVSYIYHAMYAYFDRDNVARKGIAKFFKESSEEERDHAEKLMEYQNKRGGRVKLQSILMPVSEFDHPEKGDALYAMELALSLEKLTNEKLLHLHSVAVKDKDPQLTDFVETEFLAEQVEAIKKISEYVAQIRRVGKGHGVWHFDQALLHGDAVAA, encoded by the exons ATGCTTCTCAAAGCTTCTTCGGCCTCCTCTCACTTGCTCGCTCGCGGGGACAGTTTTGGTCCACTGTTTTCCTCTGCTCCGTCGTCATCGCCGCCGTCAGTTTCGTACTCGTTCTCGCTTCTGAACTCCTCCACGTCTATGTCCTCGATTCTCCGGTTCTCTCCGGCGAGAAATGAACGTGGGGTCGTCGTCTGCGCTTCGAAGAACGCGAATAATCGGCCGCTTACCGGTGTGGTTTTCGATCCGTTTGAGGAGGTGAAGAAGGAGCTCGACCTCGTCCCTACTCTCCCACAAGTCTCTCTCGCCCGCCAGAAGTTCACTGACGAAAGCGAGGCCGCCATTAACGAGCAGATCAA TGTGGAGTACAATGTCTCGTACATTTACCATGCCATGTACGCCTATTTCGACAGGGACAATGTTGCGCGCAAGGGTATTGCCAA GTTTTTCAAGGAATCGAGTGAGGAAGAAAGGGATCATGCCGAGAAATTAATGGAATACCAG AATAAGCGTGGTGGAAGAGTGAAGTTGCAGTCAATTCTGATGCCTGTGTCGGAGTTCGATCATCCAGAGAAAGGAGATGCTTTATATG CAATGGAGCTTGCATTGTCACTCGAGAAACTGACAAATGAAAAGCTGCTCCACTTACACAGT GTTGCTGTGAAGGACAAAGATCCGCAGTTAACAGATTTTGTTGAAACCGAGTTTTTGGCTGAGCAG GTGGAAGCCATCAAGAAAATATCTGAATATGTTGCTCAAATAAGGAGAGTTGGCAAAGGACATG GGGTTTGGCACTTCGACCAGGCGCTGCTCCATGGGGATGCTGTTGCTGCGTGA
- the LOC137733909 gene encoding LOB domain-containing protein 12-like: MAGTSPCASCKLLRRRCTKDCIFAPYFPSDDPHKFVIVHKVFGASNVSKMLQELPAHQRADAVSSLVYEANARMRDPVYGCVGAISYLQNQVSELQMQLAVVQAEILCTQMQHEPMVPTPQQIMDDPDDQKSYFLQNNNLGQYLSFPSSSNVIHDSLQRENIFGHDMVS; encoded by the exons ATGGCCGGAACTTCGCCGTGCGCTTCCTGCAAGTTGCTGCGACGCCGATGCACCAAAGACTGCATTTTTGCTCCTTACTTTCCTTCTGATGACCCCCACAAGTTTGTCATTGTTCACAAGGTCTTTGGTGCCAGCAATGTTAGCAAAATGTTGCAG GAGCTTCCGGCTCATCAGAGAGCAGATGCAGTGAGCAGTTTAGTTTATGAAGCAAATGCAAGAATGAGGGACCCAGTGTACGGATGCGTTGGGGCCATCTCTTACCTGCAAAACCAAGTCTCCGAGCTACAAATGCAGCTTGCTGTGGTCCAAGCTGAGATCCTCTGCACCCAAATGCAGCATGAGCCCATGGTCCCTACCCCACAACAGATAATGGACGATCCAGATGATCAGAAATCATATTTTCTCCAGAACAACAATCTCGGCCAGTACCTCAGTTTTCCCTCGTCCAGCAATGTAATCCATGACTCTCTCCAGAGGGAGAACATTTTTGGACACGACATGGTTTCTTAA
- the LOC137733906 gene encoding cytosolic endo-beta-N-acetylglucosaminidase 1-like, giving the protein MLLPRLRAYISRQTLISFLNLLRLIRRKAQIVFPFFKMSAPDHQSSSPTPPPFDPTQPAVPISYPIKTLEELESRSYFESFHYPFNKSTVALQSGSPSLSLPDRPRMIVCHDMAGGYGDDKWIQGGTNPNAYAIWHWYLIDIFIYFSHCLVTLPPPGWTNTAHKHGVKVLGTFITEWDEGKLICNKLLSTKESAEMYAELLAELAVALGFDGWLINMEVELKPDQIPNLKAFVSHLTQTMHSSAPGSLVIWYDSVTTDGKLDWQNQLNEKNKPFFDICDGIFMNYTWKQNYPRLSADVAGDRKYDVYMGIDVFGRGSFGGGQWNTSVALDVLKKDDVSTAIFAPGWIYETNQPPNFQIAQNHWWSLVEKSWGVVQIYPKVLPFYTNFDQGYGYHVSVDGGQVSDASWCNISSQGLQPFLEFSGNATPDGIQVHADFNEASYSGGGNITFKGNLEDGDNFSTRLFQGDVLLGDLPLQLTYSVKSDINSRLGLHLNFSSTLNERKSVLLVNWNLNQISSKFDKVITTHQLGNPGTPPGWVIQECSIGMNGYRLTEIHALCYRSKPEFDERTPKSISEEGTQNSTEYYAVLGHISIKTSGQNSDFPPSDSWLVEGEYIKWTTGPEGSKGVSLKIAWKLKDGNDYPSTNYNIYVEKLAQGALGHPGAAPESVHEYLGSAQVEAFYVDDLAVPSGTFNIKFIVQVCGTDGSNQKLDDSPVFLLEAAALVNEL; this is encoded by the exons ATGCTTCTTCCCCGTCTTCGCGCCTATATTAGCCGCCAAACCCTAATATCTTTCCTCAATCTCCTCCGCCTGATCCGCCGAAAAGCCCAAATCGTCTTCCCCTTCTTCAAAATGTCCGCCCCGGACCACCAATCCTCCTCCCCGACCCCTCCGCCGTTCGACCCGACCCAACCCGCCGTACCCATCTCATATCCGATCAAAACCCTCGAAGAGCTCGAGTCCAGGTCCTACTTCGAGTCCTTTCACTACCCTTTTAACAAATCCACGGTTGCTCTGCAATCAGGGTCGCCTTCCCTGTCGCTGCCCGACAGGCCCAGAATGATTGTTTGCCACGACATGGCCGGAGGCTATGGCGATGATAAGTGGATCCAGGGAGGGACCAATCCGAACGCGTATGCGATATGGCATTGGTATTTGATCGATATTTTCATCTACTTTTCGCATTGTCTTGTCACTCTTCCGCCTCCGGGTTGGACCAATACTGCTCATAAACATGGAGTTAAG GTGTTGGGGACCTTCATCACAGAATGGGATGAAGGGAAGCTTATTTGCAACAAATTGCTGTCGACGAAAGAGTCTGCTGAAATGTATGCTGAGCTCTTGGCAGAGCTTGCCGTTGCTTTGGGCTTCGATGGATGGCTG ATCAATATGGAGGTTGAATTGAAGCCGGACCAAATCCCTAATTTGAAAGCATTTGTCAGCCATTTAACACAGACAATGCATTCCTCAGCCCCTGGTTCTTTAGTGATATG GTATGACAGTGTTACAACTGATGGTAAACTTGACTGGCAAAATCAACTGAATGAAAAGAATAAACCGTTTTTTGATATATGTGATGGAATTTTTATGAACTATACCTGGAAG CAAAACTATCCGAGGCTTTCAGCAGATGTTGCTGGTGACAGAAAGTATGATGTCTACATGGGAATTGATGTATTTGGAAGGGGCAGTTTCGGTGGAGGACAATGGAAT ACAAGTGTTGCACTAGATGTGCTGAAAAAGGACGATGTATCAACAGCCATTTTTGCTCCTGGATGGATCTATGAGACTAATCAACCACCAAATTTTCAGATTGCTCAGAATCA TTGGTGGTCCCTCGTGGAAAAATCATGGGGGGTGGTACAAATTTATCCTAAAGTGCTACCATTCTATACAAATTTTGATCAG GGTTATGGATATCATGTTTCTGTTGACGGAGGGCAAGTGTCAGATGCTTCTTGGTGTAACATTTCTTCCCAAGGGTTGCAG CCGTTCCTTGAGTTTAGTGGCAATGCAACCCCAGATGGTATCCAGGTTCATGCTGA TTTCAATGAAGCATCTTATAGCGGAGGAGGAAACATCACATTTAAAGGAAACCTTGAAGACGGTGATAATTTCTCGACAAGGCTCTTTCAAGGAGATGTTCTTTTGGGGGATTTGCCTCTCCAGTTAACGTATTCT GTGAAATCAGATATTAATTCTCGACTAGGCTTGCATCTTAATTTCTCTTCTACCCTGAACGAAAGAAAGTCGGTACTTCTTGTAAACTGGAACCTGAACCAAATCTCAAGCAAATTTGATAAAGTGATAACGACACATCAACTTGGAAACCCAGGAACTCCCCCTGGATGGGTCATACAGGAGTGTAGCATCGGAATGAATGGATACAGACTAACAGAAATACATGCTCTGTGCTACAGGTCGAAGCCTGAATTTGACGAAAGGACACCAAAGTCCATATCAGAGGAGGGTACTCAGAATTCAACAGAGTACTATGCAGTGCTTGGTCATATTTCAATTAAGACTAGTGGGCAGAATTCAGATTTTCCGCCTTCTGATTCATGGCTTGTTGAAGGTGAATATATCAAATGGACAACAGGACCTGAGGGTTCCAAGGGCGTTAGTCTTAAAATCGCTTGGAAATTGAAAGACGGGAATGATTATCCATCCACAAATTATAATATCTATGTTGAAAAACTAGCTCAAGGAGCACTTGGCCATCCAGGAGCAGCGCCAGAAAGTGTGCATGAGTATCTTGGATCGGCACAAGTGGAAGCATTTTACGTCGATGACCTAGCAGTCCCTTCTGGCACTTTTAACATCAAGTTTATCGTTCAAGTTTGTGGTACCGACGGGAGTAACCAGAAACTAGATGACTCGCCGGTGTTTCTACTTGAAGCTGCAGCTTTGGTCAACGAGTTGTAA
- the LOC137734836 gene encoding uncharacterized protein yields MEVRLGFLISVTVILTIVDRFNSVSASCHFSVVHDDKLYNYTLDSPIPFFPHGVQSEDGFYKVAANETVLWFQLCDGMIFNHDPPRCVDCWDCVGASCCDMGSSALVSNNIGGYDVCTTIGRASSMDMNIIDRKNPNTGVIVKMSSSGLKFNCSLSVSVICDPNRVQGPHLLEKTGKCDYATVLTHPSGCAKIEHVHGKAWGWFGTLGIIILCLFGAYLLVGAAYRYIKLGVRGIHIMPNLDFWTSLPQSTQSLFASLLHKFRGSSHGHRSTYSPVDF; encoded by the exons ATGGAAGTCCGACTCGGTTTTCTGATATCGGTTACGGTCATCTTAACGATTGTGGACCGATTTAACTCGGTCTCCGCTAGCTGCCATTTCAGTGTCGTCCACGATGACAAGCTCTATAACTACACTTTGGACTCTCCCATCCCTTTCTTCCCTCACGGCGTCCAAAGCGAAGAtgg GTTCTACAAGGTGGCAGCAAATGAGACTGTGCTCTGGTTTCAG CTTTGCGATGGAATGATTTTCAATCACGACCCACCTAGATGTGTTGATTGCTGG GATTGTGTGGGGGCATCATGCTGTGATATGGGTTCTAGTGCGCTTGTGTCAAACAACATAGGAG GTTACGATGTGTGCACTACCATTGGGCGTGCCTCAAGCATGGACATGAACATAATTG ACAGGAAGAATCCCAACACTGGTGTCATTGTTAAGATGTCAAGTAGTGGCCTGAAGTTCAACTGTTCCCTCTCTGTGTCTGTAATTTGTGATCCAAATAGAGTTCAG GGGCCACATTTACTAGAGAAAACTGGGAAATGCGACTAT GCTACAGTATTAACGCATCCATCTGGCTGTGCCAAGATTGAACACGTGCATGGAAAAGCGTGGGGCTGGTTTGGTACCTTAGGAATCAT AATCTTATGCCTTTTTGGAGCTTATCTGCTGGTTGGGGCAGCTTATCGGTATATAAAACTTGGAGTTCGTGGAATACAC ATTATGCCAAACTTGGACTTTTGGACCAGCTTACCTCAAAGTACCCAG AGTCTGTTTGCATCCTTACTGCACAAATTTAGGGGATCTTCTCATGGTCATCGAAGCACCTATTCTCCTGTCGACTTTTGA
- the LOC137734835 gene encoding protein trichome birefringence-like 33, which yields MCSVSLQSQITPSNTIIRFHMRLMKPPPLSSSSAAAAVFRKARLSPYLFTLLVFILFVCVLYGEDLTCIFGQQLQLTSSSDPIVIKTGKKREKLPFAVGKTDEGCDLFSGRWVFDESTRPLYEESECPYIQPQLTCQEHGRPDKDYQKWRWQPHGCDLPSFNATLMLETLRGKRMMFVGDSLNRGQYVSMICLLHKLIPDDAKSMESFDSDSRTVFTAKTYNATIEFYWAPFLLESNADNAVVHRISDRLVRKGSINKHGKHWKGVDVLVFNTYLWWMTGLEFKILLGSFNDEVKDIVNVPTTEAYRMAMKTMLRWVRRNMDPKKTRVFFTSMSPSHGKSIEWGGEPGGNCYNQTTLIEDPNYWGSDSRKNIMEVIGEVFSKTKVPISFLNITQLSNYRKDAHTSIYKKQWNPLTPEQLANPVSYADCVHWCLPGLQDTWNELLFAKLFYP from the exons ATGTGTTCCGTGTCTCTTCAGTCTCAG ATCACACCTTCAAATACAATTATACGATTTCACATGAGACTAATGAAGCCGCCGCcgctctcctcctcctccgccgccgccgccgtctTCCGCAAGGCTCGACTCTCTCCCTACCTCTTCACCCTCCTCGTCTTCATCCTCTTCGTCTGCGTCCTCTACGGCGAGGATCTCACCTGCATTTTCGGCCAGCAGCTCCAACTCACCTCCAGCTCCGACCCAATCGTCATCAAAACAG ggaagaagagagagaagctgCCGTTCGCCGTCGGCAAGACCGACGAAGGGTGTGACTTGTTCAGCGGGAGGTGGGTCTTCGACGAGTCAACTCGGCCGCTTTACGAGGAATCGGAGTGCCCGTACATCCAGCCACAGTTGACCTGCCAAGAACACGGGCGGCCGGACAAGGACTACCAGAAATGGCGGTGGCAGCCCCACGGCTGCGATCTTCCCAG CTTCAATGCCACTTTGATGCTCGAGACGCTACGAGGGAAGCGGATGATGTTCGTTGGAGACTCTCTGAACCGGGGTCAGTATGTTTCCATGATTTGTCTTCTCCACAAACTCATCCCGGATGATGCCAAATCCATGGAGAGCTTCGACTCAGACTCGCGAACTGTTTTCACGGCCAAG ACATACAATGCCACAATCGAGTTCTATTGGGCGCCGTTTCTTCTTGAATCAAACGCGGATAATGCTGTCGTCCATAGGATATCTGATAGGCTTGTAAGGAAAGGGTCCATCAATAAGCACGGCAAACATTGGAAGGGCGTTGATGTATTGGTGTTCAATACTTATCTGTGGTGGATGACCGGcttggaatttaaaatatt ACTAGGTTCCTTCAATGATGAGGTGAAAGATATTGTGAATGTGCCAACGACAGAGGCTTATCGTATGGCAATGAAAACTATGTTAAGATGGGTGCGGAGGAACATGGACCCCAAGAAGACGAGGGTCTTTTTCACTAGCATGTCTCCTTCTCATGGAAA GAGTATAGAATGGGGAGGTGAACCAGGAGGCAACTGCTACAACCAGACTACTTTGATTGAAGATCCGAACTACTGGGGTTCAGATTCCCGGAAAAACATAATGGAGGTAATTGGAGAAGTATTCAGTAAAACGAAGGTGCCCATTTCTTTCCTCAACATCACGCAACTTTCAAACTATCGCAAGGATGCGCACACATCAATCTACAAGAAGCAGTGGAACCCTCTGACTCCCGAGCAATTAGCCAACCCTGTTAGCTATGCTGATTGCGTGCATTGGTGTTTGCCTGGCCTTCAAGATACCTGGAATGAGCTTCTGTTCGCCAAACTTTTCTATCCTTGA